One Calditrichia bacterium DNA window includes the following coding sequences:
- a CDS encoding glycerol-3-phosphate dehydrogenase/oxidase — protein MNRTEMIESLRQMPGFWDIVIIGGGATGLGVAVESASRGYRTLLLEQHDFAKGTSSRSTKLIHGGVRYLRQGNISLVLEALHERGLLAENAPHLVRHQSFIVPNYEWWEGPFYGIGLKMYDMLAGKLGLRPSKILSRSETLKRIPTLEPEGLRGGVIYYDGQFDDARLAVNLAQTVVDLGGTPLNYMQVTGLQKSNNMTSGVTAMDMETGENFEIAARVVVNATGVFTDAIRNMDEPDATPIIQPSQGVHLVLDAEFLPGNAAVMVPETDDGRVLFAVPWHGKVVVGTTDTPIESPSLEPRALDSEIEFILKHAARYLTKDPTRDDVLSVFAGLRPLVKMEDEKNTAALSRDHTILVSSSGLLTITGGKWTTYRKMGEDTVAQAAMIAGLPHRPTRTANLRIHGWLKNVDDSDPLHFYGSDALSIQRMIKESPELGKPLHPNLPYCPAEVRWSVQKEMARTVEDVLARRTRALLLDARAAIEMAPTVAKIMADELKKNAQWEQQQTHDFIELAKGYLPS, from the coding sequence ATGAATCGCACGGAAATGATCGAATCGCTGCGGCAAATGCCGGGGTTTTGGGATATCGTCATCATCGGTGGCGGCGCAACGGGATTGGGCGTAGCAGTGGAATCCGCATCGCGCGGCTACCGGACGCTGCTGCTGGAGCAGCACGATTTTGCCAAAGGCACCTCCAGCCGCAGCACAAAGCTGATTCACGGCGGCGTGCGCTATTTGCGGCAGGGCAACATTTCGCTGGTGCTGGAAGCGCTGCACGAACGCGGATTGCTGGCGGAAAACGCCCCGCATCTGGTGCGGCACCAATCGTTTATCGTGCCAAATTACGAATGGTGGGAAGGACCGTTTTACGGCATCGGGCTGAAAATGTATGACATGCTCGCCGGAAAACTTGGGCTGCGTCCCTCCAAAATCCTCTCCCGCAGCGAAACGCTTAAACGCATTCCCACACTGGAGCCGGAAGGCTTACGCGGCGGCGTCATTTATTACGACGGACAATTTGACGACGCGCGGCTGGCGGTCAATCTGGCGCAAACGGTTGTCGATCTGGGCGGAACGCCGCTCAATTACATGCAAGTTACCGGGCTGCAAAAATCCAACAACATGACCAGCGGCGTGACCGCGATGGACATGGAAACCGGCGAAAATTTCGAAATTGCCGCGCGGGTGGTGGTGAACGCAACCGGCGTTTTTACCGATGCGATCCGCAACATGGACGAGCCGGATGCCACCCCGATCATCCAGCCGAGTCAGGGCGTGCATCTGGTGCTGGACGCCGAATTTTTGCCGGGAAATGCCGCGGTTATGGTGCCGGAAACCGACGACGGTCGCGTGCTGTTCGCGGTGCCGTGGCACGGAAAAGTGGTCGTGGGAACGACGGATACACCGATTGAATCGCCATCGCTGGAGCCGCGCGCGCTGGATAGCGAAATCGAATTTATCCTGAAACACGCCGCGCGATACCTCACCAAAGATCCCACCCGCGACGACGTGCTCAGCGTGTTCGCCGGATTGCGTCCGCTGGTGAAAATGGAGGACGAGAAAAACACGGCGGCGCTGTCGCGCGATCACACCATTCTGGTGTCGTCATCCGGGCTGTTGACCATCACCGGCGGGAAGTGGACAACTTATCGCAAAATGGGCGAAGATACCGTTGCGCAAGCCGCGATGATTGCCGGACTGCCGCATCGCCCCACCCGAACCGCGAATTTGCGCATCCACGGCTGGCTCAAAAATGTGGACGACAGCGATCCGCTGCACTTTTACGGCTCGGACGCGCTGTCCATTCAACGAATGATCAAAGAAAGCCCCGAACTCGGCAAACCGCTGCACCCGAATTTACCCTATTGTCCGGCGGAAGTGCGCTGGTCCGTACAAAAAGAAATGGCACGAACCGTGGAAGATGTGCTCGCCCGCAGAACCCGCGCGCTGCTGCTCGATGCCCGCGCTGCCATCGAAATGGCACCAACTGTCGCCAAAATTATGGCGGACGAATTGAAAAAAAATGCGCAGTGGGAGCAGCAACAAACCCATGATTTTATTGAACTTGCGAAAGGCTACCTGCCATCGTGA
- a CDS encoding transglutaminase domain-containing protein, translating into MPVLSSSYKLVLRDTTVAFRTHAVNMETSPKTIRSSSVSHIWNAALLPAFESEDYMSKNNSNRMILYFTPERFALENSFGHFRDWNGLAQWYRGLTADRLILPELIRQEVAALVNPDDDAKTKISKLYAYLQNNSRYVSIDLGIGGWQPYSAQSVFENKYGDCKDLSTLMVAMLDVVNIPAHLALTPTRDAINFIEEFPSNQFNHCIAVVPLPEDTVWLECTADYIPAGELPYSVEGAKVLVVEAEGGKIIQTPVSRPEDNLMTSRTEGRIGEDGALQMSGWFATTGNRSSYVRGRFIGVEIEKQQDWLRSRLISLSASRFDLAEFTVENLAENVDQPCVVHFSGEMKNFATRSASRLFLSPNVINQFSKIPTGRIAG; encoded by the coding sequence GTGCCCGTGTTAAGCAGCAGCTACAAACTGGTGTTGCGCGATACGACAGTTGCGTTTCGCACCCATGCCGTAAATATGGAAACATCACCAAAAACGATTCGCTCCAGCAGTGTTTCGCACATTTGGAATGCCGCGTTGCTCCCCGCTTTTGAGAGCGAAGATTATATGTCGAAAAACAACAGCAACCGGATGATCCTGTATTTTACCCCGGAAAGATTTGCGCTGGAGAACTCATTCGGGCATTTCCGCGACTGGAATGGTCTGGCGCAGTGGTATCGCGGATTGACAGCCGACCGGCTGATTTTGCCCGAACTCATTCGTCAGGAAGTTGCTGCGCTGGTGAATCCTGATGACGATGCCAAAACCAAAATCAGCAAATTATACGCCTATTTGCAGAATAATTCGCGTTATGTGAGCATCGATCTGGGTATCGGCGGTTGGCAGCCATACAGCGCGCAATCTGTTTTCGAAAATAAATATGGCGATTGCAAAGATTTATCCACCCTAATGGTCGCGATGCTGGATGTGGTGAATATTCCCGCACATTTGGCACTTACGCCCACCCGCGATGCCATCAATTTTATTGAAGAATTTCCATCCAACCAGTTTAACCATTGCATTGCCGTCGTGCCGTTACCGGAAGATACGGTTTGGCTGGAATGCACCGCAGATTACATTCCCGCCGGAGAATTACCATATTCCGTTGAAGGCGCAAAAGTGCTGGTGGTTGAAGCCGAGGGCGGCAAAATTATCCAAACACCAGTCAGTCGTCCGGAAGATAATTTGATGACCAGCCGCACCGAAGGCCGCATTGGCGAAGATGGTGCGCTGCAAATGAGCGGTTGGTTTGCCACAACCGGTAACCGGTCAAGCTATGTTCGTGGGCGGTTTATTGGTGTGGAAATCGAAAAACAGCAGGATTGGCTGCGCAGTCGGTTGATCAGCCTCAGTGCCTCACGATTCGATCTGGCGGAATTTACTGTCGAAAATCTTGCTGAAAATGTCGATCAGCCCTGCGTTGTGCATTTTTCCGGCGAAATGAAAAATTTTGCGACGCGCAGCGCCAGCCGGTTATTTTTGAGCCCGAATGTGATCAACCAGTTTTCAAAAATACCCACCGGAAGAATCGCCGGATGA
- a CDS encoding DUF3857 domain-containing protein — protein sequence MEMRSIYGVIFLSVALWGGFGTAQTVDILSGSHDAIILSDETEFEVLGQGKAYVRYSRKVQINNDEGKGYGIPGVSENKFIKKKKIDVRILSTDGEELKKYKNSDILKEDYSPGYSLYSDSRYQWINSTWPKFPYVVEYSTEAEMSTLFFGRTGFHKKMCPC from the coding sequence ATGGAAATGCGATCAATTTACGGTGTGATATTTTTATCTGTTGCGTTGTGGGGCGGTTTCGGCACAGCCCAAACCGTCGATATTTTGTCTGGTTCGCACGATGCAATCATCCTTTCCGATGAGACAGAATTCGAAGTTCTCGGCCAGGGAAAAGCTTATGTTCGCTATTCCCGCAAAGTTCAAATCAATAACGATGAAGGCAAAGGTTACGGTATTCCTGGTGTTAGCGAAAACAAATTTATCAAAAAGAAAAAAATAGATGTGCGAATTTTGAGCACCGATGGTGAAGAGCTAAAAAAATACAAAAATAGCGACATCCTGAAAGAAGATTATTCGCCCGGATATTCGTTGTATAGCGATTCGCGTTATCAATGGATTAATTCAACTTGGCCAAAATTTCCATATGTTGTGGAATACAGCACCGAAGCAGAAATGAGCACACTGTTTTTTGGCCGGACTGGTTTCCACAAAAAAATGTGCCCGTGTTAA
- a CDS encoding HAMP domain-containing histidine kinase, giving the protein MKTLGAPHSYRRNDEDVNESIREGLALMYSPLRKINVINDLKELPLITANRGELVQIWINLIKNACDSLFSDPTPNPRIAIRSSFSDNNICVEVEDNGPGIPEDIRANIFQPNFTTKVEGLSFGLGLGLTIVQRLVDSYSGKISVTSKPGKTVFKILLPVPESNF; this is encoded by the coding sequence GTGAAAACACTCGGCGCACCGCACTCTTATCGCCGCAATGACGAAGATGTTAACGAAAGCATTCGCGAAGGGCTGGCGCTGATGTATAGCCCGCTTCGTAAAATCAATGTGATCAACGATTTAAAAGAGCTGCCGCTGATCACGGCGAATCGCGGAGAACTGGTGCAGATCTGGATCAACCTGATCAAAAATGCCTGCGACAGCCTGTTCAGCGATCCTACGCCGAACCCGCGCATCGCCATCCGCAGCAGTTTTTCGGACAACAACATTTGTGTGGAAGTCGAGGACAACGGACCGGGAATTCCGGAAGATATCCGGGCAAATATTTTCCAGCCCAATTTTACCACCAAAGTGGAAGGGTTGTCTTTCGGGCTCGGTTTGGGGCTGACAATTGTGCAACGGCTGGTGGATAGTTACAGCGGAAAAATTTCGGTAACGAGCAAGCCGGGAAAAACCGTTTTCAAAATTTTGCTGCCGGTTCCGGAATCAAATTTTTGA
- a CDS encoding dodecin domain-containing protein — protein MSVAKVSEIICSSDKSFEDAIKTGVKRASKTLKNIRGAWVKDQQLVIDNGKVTEYRVTLKVTFVLND, from the coding sequence ATGTCTGTCGCAAAAGTATCGGAAATTATTTGCAGCTCGGATAAAAGCTTTGAAGATGCCATCAAAACTGGTGTCAAACGCGCATCGAAAACGCTGAAAAATATCCGTGGTGCATGGGTAAAGGATCAGCAACTGGTTATCGATAACGGCAAAGTTACCGAATACCGCGTCACGCTGAAAGTGACGTTTGTGCTGAACGATTGA
- a CDS encoding VOC family protein has protein sequence MATQIFVNLPVQDLNKSIEFFTKLGFTFNPKFTDETATCMIIADNIFAMLLTKPKFSQFTKKEICDATKSTEVLIALDCASREEVDEIVNNAVAGGGTTYMPAQDHGWMYQHSFADLDGHQWEVMYMDQSAIPKE, from the coding sequence ATGGCGACCCAGATTTTTGTGAATTTGCCAGTACAGGATTTAAATAAATCGATTGAATTTTTTACCAAACTCGGGTTCACTTTCAACCCGAAATTTACGGATGAAACGGCAACCTGCATGATTATCGCGGATAATATTTTTGCGATGCTGCTGACCAAGCCGAAATTCAGCCAGTTTACCAAAAAAGAAATCTGCGATGCGACGAAAAGCACTGAAGTGTTGATTGCGTTGGATTGCGCCAGTCGGGAAGAGGTAGACGAAATAGTGAATAACGCAGTCGCCGGCGGCGGCACCACTTACATGCCTGCGCAGGATCACGGGTGGATGTATCAGCACAGTTTCGCAGATCTGGACGGGCACCAATGGGAAGTGATGTATATGGATCAATCTGCAATTCCAAAGGAGTAA
- a CDS encoding cyclic nucleotide-binding domain-containing protein has protein sequence MKDFYQHLNLNVLISAYFSDPEQRINLEKGDYLMREGDYNDRLFLVLKGSLSGYFNDPDGHSRFYFRLQSGMFAGVYSFFSQTFRSSTTIIADEPAEVAFIDRSQKPVRLDKKESICEQFMPVVAADLAHRQQLAQHISFEKQQTLKKLIETEKLASLGQMAAGISHELNNAVAVLQRGSQWLSENLAVLIQNEQQKQFFDAGNQHGRHLSTRDVRQRKRELQQRFGISDDAAEHFAETGVPDDLLPKNPKKWSAMRQCCITAGKLVHRCAGCVRRPITPHMYRDR, from the coding sequence ATGAAAGATTTCTACCAACATTTGAACCTGAACGTGCTGATCAGCGCCTATTTTTCCGATCCCGAACAGCGGATTAATCTGGAAAAAGGCGACTATCTGATGCGCGAAGGTGACTACAACGACCGGCTGTTTCTGGTGTTGAAAGGTTCGCTTTCCGGTTATTTTAACGATCCGGACGGTCATTCGCGATTTTATTTCCGGCTGCAAAGCGGCATGTTTGCCGGTGTCTACAGCTTTTTTTCGCAGACATTTCGCAGCAGCACAACCATCATTGCGGATGAACCGGCGGAAGTGGCATTTATCGATCGTTCCCAAAAACCGGTGCGGCTGGATAAAAAAGAGAGCATCTGCGAACAATTTATGCCGGTAGTGGCGGCGGATTTGGCGCATCGCCAGCAGTTGGCGCAACACATTTCATTCGAAAAACAGCAAACGCTCAAAAAACTGATCGAAACCGAAAAACTGGCGTCGCTCGGACAAATGGCTGCGGGCATTTCTCACGAATTGAATAACGCCGTTGCCGTGCTGCAGCGCGGCTCGCAATGGCTCAGCGAAAATCTGGCTGTGCTGATTCAAAATGAGCAGCAGAAACAATTTTTTGATGCCGGCAACCAACACGGGCGCCATCTTTCTACCCGGGATGTTCGCCAGCGGAAGCGCGAATTGCAGCAGCGATTCGGCATTTCCGACGACGCTGCGGAGCACTTTGCCGAAACCGGCGTTCCCGATGACCTGTTGCCTAAAAACCCAAAGAAATGGAGCGCGATGCGGCAATGTTGCATCACTGCTGGGAAATTGGTGCATCGCTGTGCGGGATGCGTTCGGCGGCCAATCACGCCACATATGTATCGCGATCGGTGA
- a CDS encoding DUF3857 and transglutaminase domain-containing protein, with protein sequence MTSYADDPEAEAVVLFADGDLKLESDGNMYFVEGEYHFRIKILTEEGKGQADIVIPYYYEDDIKDIKGITTLPNGKQIKLDKKDIFEEKGEKVNRIKFAMPGVEVGSVIEYRFRMVSEYIHNLEQWYFQNSIYTRLSRYSVTVLPYFRYNAFYRNMSEIQPHKDEILVPGQRIALTKYTWEMRDLPPIRKEPFMRTTEDYQAAIHFQIIDYKSPYVYRKFISDWAELVKEEREYLDKFYSNDGDLKALVAAQTTPEMTPLDKIKSLYTYVQNNIESTSQGGAYYDEKSEKILKNLKGTGSEKNLLLINLLRLAGLEAYPMLISTRSNGMVVRNQPRLSQFNYILTAAMIGRRLVLLDSRLKHYPYDILPERTLVDIGLLIDDAEGQFINLPEPKKTNMRYCKADAKLDESGTLHASVTIRMEGYHAIDARQEITADGDEEYVKTLLQNSFKTVELDSFTVDALENLEQPVYISAHFRSPEFAQVVGNMIYIATPAINKMEENPFKREKRFFPVEFVYNVAESDDINIELPEGYVLDELPQNVTSKKPNFDITFVNDWTADGNKISLKRQYIRRQLTYGSGDYATLRDFYDRIIGADQAQIVIRQGATSEGE encoded by the coding sequence ATGACCAGTTATGCGGATGATCCCGAAGCGGAGGCAGTTGTGCTATTTGCAGATGGCGATCTCAAATTAGAAAGTGACGGCAATATGTATTTTGTGGAAGGGGAGTATCATTTCCGCATCAAGATTTTAACCGAAGAAGGCAAGGGGCAGGCGGATATTGTTATTCCATACTATTACGAGGATGACATAAAAGACATCAAAGGTATTACAACCCTTCCAAACGGCAAGCAAATCAAGCTGGATAAAAAGGATATTTTTGAAGAAAAAGGCGAAAAAGTAAACCGTATCAAGTTTGCGATGCCGGGTGTGGAAGTGGGTTCGGTAATTGAATACCGGTTCCGGATGGTTTCCGAATATATTCATAATTTAGAACAATGGTATTTCCAAAATTCAATTTACACCCGGTTGAGCCGTTATTCGGTAACGGTGTTGCCCTATTTTCGCTATAATGCGTTTTACCGGAACATGTCGGAAATTCAACCCCATAAAGATGAAATTTTGGTGCCCGGACAGCGCATCGCATTAACCAAATACACATGGGAAATGCGCGATCTGCCGCCGATTCGCAAAGAGCCGTTTATGCGCACAACAGAAGATTACCAGGCTGCCATCCATTTCCAGATTATCGATTACAAAAGCCCGTATGTGTATCGCAAATTTATCAGCGATTGGGCGGAGTTGGTCAAAGAAGAACGCGAGTATCTCGATAAATTTTACAGCAACGATGGCGATTTGAAAGCGCTGGTCGCCGCCCAGACAACACCGGAAATGACGCCGCTGGACAAAATAAAATCGCTTTATACATACGTTCAGAATAATATCGAATCAACTTCGCAGGGCGGCGCATATTATGATGAAAAAAGCGAAAAAATATTAAAAAATCTCAAAGGCACCGGTAGCGAAAAAAACCTGTTGTTGATCAATCTGTTGCGATTGGCAGGGCTTGAGGCTTATCCGATGCTGATCAGCACCCGCAGCAACGGGATGGTTGTTCGCAATCAGCCCCGGCTTTCCCAATTTAACTATATTTTGACCGCTGCGATGATCGGCCGGCGTTTGGTGCTGCTGGATTCGCGTCTGAAACATTATCCCTACGACATTTTGCCGGAGCGCACGCTGGTTGATATCGGTTTGTTGATTGACGATGCTGAAGGGCAGTTTATTAATTTGCCAGAGCCCAAAAAAACAAATATGCGCTACTGCAAAGCCGATGCAAAACTGGACGAAAGCGGCACGCTGCACGCTTCTGTAACGATCCGGATGGAGGGCTATCACGCAATCGATGCACGTCAGGAAATTACCGCAGACGGCGATGAAGAATATGTCAAAACACTGTTGCAAAACAGCTTCAAAACAGTTGAATTAGATTCCTTTACAGTGGATGCGCTGGAAAATTTGGAACAACCGGTTTACATCTCTGCGCATTTCCGCTCACCGGAATTTGCCCAGGTGGTTGGGAATATGATTTATATCGCAACGCCGGCAATCAACAAAATGGAAGAGAACCCGTTTAAACGCGAAAAACGGTTTTTCCCGGTTGAGTTTGTTTATAATGTTGCAGAATCAGATGATATAAATATAGAATTACCGGAAGGTTACGTATTGGATGAACTACCGCAAAACGTCACCAGCAAAAAACCCAATTTTGATATTACATTTGTAAATGACTGGACAGCCGACGGCAACAAAATATCCCTGAAACGCCAATACATCCGCCGCCAGCTAACCTACGGTTCCGGAGATTATGCCACATTGCGCGATTTTTACGATCGCATAATTGGTGCCGACCAAGCTCAAATTGTCATTCGTCAGGGCGCAACCAGCGAAGGCGAATAA
- a CDS encoding response regulator, translated as MEKPEIICVDDEREVLAALKRDLAGFKDYCNLTYCESAEEAQEVLEDLDAEGRPVALIVCDHIMPGKNGVDFLIELNKDSRFARTKKLLLTGLATQQDTIQAINQAQLDRYIEKPWAAESLIQVMKVLLTEFVVGAGMDYSDAMEILDQPTLYKFLRRQT; from the coding sequence ATGGAAAAACCGGAAATCATTTGCGTAGACGACGAACGTGAAGTGCTGGCTGCGCTCAAACGCGATCTCGCCGGATTTAAGGATTACTGCAATTTGACGTATTGCGAATCCGCCGAAGAAGCGCAGGAAGTGCTGGAAGATCTGGATGCCGAAGGCAGACCGGTCGCGCTGATCGTTTGCGACCACATTATGCCGGGCAAAAACGGGGTGGATTTTTTGATCGAACTGAACAAAGATTCGCGCTTTGCCCGAACCAAAAAGCTGCTGCTCACCGGACTGGCAACCCAGCAGGATACCATTCAAGCCATCAATCAGGCGCAGCTCGATCGCTACATCGAAAAACCGTGGGCTGCGGAATCGCTGATTCAGGTGATGAAAGTGCTGTTGACGGAATTTGTGGTTGGCGCGGGAATGGATTACAGCGACGCGATGGAGATTCTCGATCAGCCGACGCTTTACAAATTTTTGCGCCGCCAAACCTGA
- the waaF gene encoding lipopolysaccharide heptosyltransferase II has product MPEPRKILIIRMSSIGDVILTTPVIRQLRETFPDAQIDFLIRREFADVLRANPHISNLIEIDVRKKGALSLEKLRIRATGYDVILDLQGNLRSFWLRLFSGAKLVLKMRKNKVLRHLLVNYKINWYTKIYGNVPSVAEKYLRAAAPLGTDIRDTKTELHLSPEIRKATDTRWQNWRENGIHVLMAPGARHFTKRWLPENYAALIRRLHADFGWRTLLVGGPDERDICAEILAAGADCTENIAGELSLTETFGAISQTPLFISNDSGLMHAAAAFAVPQIAIFGSTTRELGFFPINPNAAIVENSGLNCRPCSHIGKATCPKGHFRCMREISPEMVLESVAQLAGSVQKQKNSSFPIEKSPFWGMENRTFFRYIYLRLNVEHNQHNLQKTESLRQYRTHISDAGNCKFTGGGGFPFS; this is encoded by the coding sequence ATGCCAGAACCCCGAAAAATACTGATTATCCGCATGAGCTCCATCGGCGACGTGATTTTGACAACGCCGGTGATCCGCCAGCTCCGCGAAACATTTCCCGATGCGCAAATCGACTTTTTGATTCGCCGGGAATTTGCGGACGTGCTGCGGGCAAATCCGCATATTTCCAATCTCATCGAAATTGACGTTCGGAAAAAGGGCGCGCTTTCGCTGGAAAAACTGCGCATCCGCGCGACGGGATACGATGTGATTCTCGATTTGCAGGGCAATTTGCGCAGCTTCTGGCTGCGGCTGTTCAGCGGTGCGAAGTTAGTTCTCAAGATGAGAAAAAACAAAGTGTTGCGGCATTTGCTGGTGAATTACAAGATCAACTGGTATACGAAAATTTACGGCAATGTGCCATCTGTCGCGGAGAAATATTTGCGCGCCGCAGCGCCGCTCGGCACGGACATTCGCGACACAAAAACCGAACTGCATCTCTCACCGGAGATCCGCAAAGCAACGGATACGCGCTGGCAAAACTGGCGGGAAAACGGCATTCACGTGCTGATGGCGCCGGGCGCCCGGCATTTCACCAAACGCTGGCTGCCGGAAAATTACGCCGCGCTGATTCGCCGGTTGCACGCCGATTTCGGCTGGCGAACGCTGCTGGTTGGCGGACCGGATGAGCGGGACATTTGCGCGGAAATTTTGGCTGCAGGTGCAGATTGCACAGAAAACATCGCCGGGGAATTATCGCTGACCGAAACATTCGGCGCGATCAGCCAAACGCCGTTGTTCATCAGCAACGATTCCGGATTGATGCACGCCGCCGCCGCTTTCGCTGTGCCGCAAATCGCCATTTTCGGCTCCACCACCCGCGAGCTGGGATTTTTTCCGATCAACCCAAACGCCGCAATTGTGGAAAATAGCGGGCTGAATTGCCGGCCGTGCAGTCATATCGGCAAAGCCACCTGCCCCAAAGGGCACTTTCGCTGCATGCGGGAAATTTCGCCGGAAATGGTGCTTGAATCTGTGGCGCAATTGGCGGGGTCAGTTCAAAAACAAAAAAATAGCAGCTTCCCGATTGAAAAATCCCCCTTTTGGGGCATGGAAAACCGCACTTTTTTCCGCTATATTTATCTCAGGTTGAACGTTGAACACAATCAACACAACCTGCAGAAAACGGAATCTCTGCGACAATATAGAACTCATATCTCTGATGCGGGAAACTGCAAATTTACAGGCGGCGGCGGTTTCCCGTTTTCTTAA
- a CDS encoding SRPBCC domain-containing protein, with the protein MKKWMLKWSIDIAATPEKIWDVLLADKTYRVWTSVFHPGSYAETDWKEGSKALFKTPEGGGMISKVVRHNPGKIIVLEHYGVLKNGEEVFEGETVEKWAGTTETYRLESKNGISTLFIEQGIEESYIDWFKTTWEKALQKVKELSESEN; encoded by the coding sequence GTGAAAAAATGGATGCTTAAGTGGTCGATAGATATCGCGGCAACGCCGGAAAAAATCTGGGATGTGCTGCTGGCGGACAAAACGTATCGCGTGTGGACATCGGTGTTTCATCCCGGATCGTATGCGGAAACCGACTGGAAAGAAGGCAGCAAAGCGCTGTTCAAAACGCCGGAGGGCGGTGGAATGATCAGCAAAGTTGTCCGACACAATCCGGGAAAAATCATTGTTCTTGAGCATTACGGCGTGCTAAAAAATGGCGAAGAAGTGTTTGAAGGTGAAACTGTCGAAAAATGGGCAGGCACAACGGAAACCTATCGTCTGGAATCAAAAAACGGGATTTCCACCCTGTTTATCGAACAGGGAATTGAGGAATCGTATATCGACTGGTTCAAAACAACCTGGGAAAAAGCGCTGCAAAAAGTGAAGGAATTGTCTGAATCTGAAAACTAA